From Vanrija pseudolonga chromosome 1, complete sequence, a single genomic window includes:
- the coq5 gene encoding 2-methoxy-6-polyprenyl-1,4-benzoquinol methylase, mitochondrial, with amino-acid sequence MSRNLRFASSLRTIASAPRAVGARAVSSAAGSAPSLPPSPEATSSTASSSSTAGRTTHFGFKDVPEEDKESLVGGVFSSVASKYDIMNDTMSAGIHRLWKDDFVASVLPRLPPSVHRNPVRADGTQAPDHEPAAPAPFKVLDVAGGTGDIALRLLDRAREKFGSRDIEVEVVDLTEGMLHEGRKRVAQGIYYNTPQITFTQGNAQALPEHIKDNSIDLYTIAFGIRNCTSLPAVLSEAYRVLKPGGRIGVLEFGKVTNPLLKEIYRQYSFQVIPVMGQIIAGDHASYQYLVESIERFPSQPDFAQLVRDAGFQTGAMREGKGGAWTDYTFGVATMWTGVKA; translated from the exons ATGAGCCGCAACCTTCGTTTCGCCAGCAGCCTGCGCACaatcgcctcggcgccgcgtgccgttggcgcccgcgccgtctcgagcgcagccggctcggcgccttCGCTGCCGCCTTCGCCCGAGGCGacttcctcgaccgcctcgtcgtcgtcgaccgccggCCGGACGACGCACTTCGGCTTCAAGGACGTCCcggaggaggacaaggagtCGCTGG TTGGCGGCGTCTTCTCGTCTGTCGCGTCAAAGTACGACATTATGAACGACACCATGTCGGCCGGCATCCACCGGCTGTGGAAGGACGACTTTGTCGCCTCGGTCCTcccccgcctgccgcccagcGTGCACCGCAACCCTGTGCGCGCGGACGGCACCCAGGCCCCCGACCACGAGCCCGCCGCTCCCGCGCCGTtcaaggtgctcgacgttgccggcggcactggcgaCATTGCGCTCCgtctcctcgaccgcgcgcgcgagaagTTTGGCAGCAGGGAtatcgaggtcgaggtcgttgaCCTCACGGAGGGCATGCTGCACGAGGGACGGAAGCGTGTTGCCCAGGGTATCTACTACAACA CCCCCCAGATCACCTTCACCCAGGGCAACGCCCAGGCGCTCCCAGAGCACATCAAGGACAACTCGATCGACCTGTACACCATTGCGTTCGGTATCCGCAACTGCACGTCGTTGCCTGCTGTCCTGAGCGAGGCGTACCGCGTCCTCAAGCCCGGAGGCCGCATCGGTGTCCTCGAGTTTGGCAAGGTCACCAACCCCCTTCTCAAGGA GATCTACCGCCAGTACTCGTTCCAGGTCATCCCCGTCATGGGCCAGATCATCGCCGGCGACCACGCCTCGTACCAGTACCTCGTCGAGTCGATCGAGCGCTTCCCCAGCCAGCCCGACTTTGCCCAGCT TGTTCGCGATGCCGGCTTCCAGACTGGTGCCAtgcgcgagggcaagggcggcgccTGGACGGACTACACGTTCGGTGTGGCGACCATGTGGACCGGTGTCAAGGCTTAG
- the sss1 gene encoding putative protein transport protein Sec61 subunit gamma — protein MSESLKELVEIPQSFVKEGTHFINRCTKPTEQEYIQLCKAIAIGFGVMGVIGYLVKLIHIPINNILVGGA, from the exons ATGTCCGAGTCCCTCAAGGAGCTTGTCGAGATCCCCCAATCCTTCGTCAAGGAGGGCACACAC TTCATCAACAGGTGTACCAAGCCCACCGAGCAGG AGTACATCCAGCTCTGCAAGGCCATCGCGATCGGCTTCGGCGTCATGGGCGTCATCGGCTACCTCGTCAAGCTGATCCACATCCCCATCAACAACATCCTTGT CGGCGGCGCATAG
- the SPBPB2B2.08 gene encoding UPF0643 protein yields the protein MTAAVAQPLSPKSTVSNIEDAILKREISRSTPVEIHSLRHYSAEEAVAIADRGRRTAASGRGRDSSPKALVYASGSSPPPGGLPGLPPRRRSSAASTSLDAHDFHSHHQPPSATAEPNDEPILYLPPLLSGLPHDVAPEDPSTRGEFDTRLPHIDPASLALHQALHHFHPVDNHYASTEYPEAFNWRDLSLPEDVEREWYVVVFRSRRRPESESLSLYAADRAAHAEAVANGGLILYWYGVPDHTGLNMATCIWQSRKHAVNAISGPKHMEAMKEAAGAYETYNLERWRLQKVLGSTKLRLARWEGGDVGW from the coding sequence AtgaccgccgccgtggcccaGCCACTGTCGCCCAAGAGCACCGTCTCCAACATCGAGGACGCGATCCTCAAGCGCGAgatctcgcgctcgaccccggTCGAGATCCACTCGCTGCGCCACTacagcgccgaggaggccgtcgccatcgccgaccGGGgacgccgcaccgccgcctctgGCCGTGGGCGCGACAGCTCGCCCAAGGCGCTCGTGtacgcctcgggctcgtcccctccccccggCGGTCTGCCCGGcctcccgccccgccgccgctcgtccgccgcgtccacctcgctcgacgcgcacgacttccactcgcaccaccagccgcctagcgccaccgccgagccgaACGACGAGCCCATCCTCTACCTCCCCCCTCTGCTGTCTGGCCTGccgcacgacgtcgcgcccgaAGACCCGTCCACGCGCGGCGAGTTCGACACGCGCCTCCCCCACATCGACCCTGCgtccctcgccctccaccAGGCGCTCCACCACTTCCACCCCGTCGACAACCACTACGCGTCGACAGAGTACCCCGAGGCCTTCAACTGGCGCGACCTCTCGCtgcccgaggacgtcgagcgcgagtggTATGTGGTTGTCTtccgctcccgccgccgccccgagTCGGAGAGCCTGAGCCtgtacgccgccgaccgcgccgcgcacgccgaggcagTCGCCAATGGCGGCCTCATCCTCTACTGGTACGGCGTGCCAGACCACACCGGCCTCAACATGGCCACCTGCATCTGGCAGTCGCGCAAGCACGCCGTCAACGCCATCTCGGGCCCCAAGCACATGGAGGCCATGAAGGAGGCCGCGGGCGCCTACGAGACGTACAACCTCGAGCGCTGGCGCCTCCAGAAGGTGCTCGGATCGACCAAGCTCCGGCTCGCGCGCTGGGAGGGCGGAGACGTGGGATGGTAA
- the lsg1 gene encoding Large subunit GTPase 1 — protein MAPNRTKVSKAGLGKALINRKHKEAIAPQESQLYTLDDSNPLASVTHERDLDSFLANAALADADFTTERSKMRIVAGPGMPAAAVNPYLLSANEEKKVARKQYDMRHGLKVPRRPAWTRSMTRQQLEQQERDSFLDWRRDLAHLAEDSSLLLTPFERNIQLWRQLWRVLERSHLVVQIVDARNPLNFRSEDLEAYVKEVGDDSTGDDVTVPGKGKRRSLLLINKADLLTYEQRSVWADYFEEHGITYAFFSAADAAALQEQAEKQRRREEGLDDEDDDDDEDEDDEPAHDDEELDEEDDEDIEEDVEEDVEEEAGEVAKQLEETKLEDQEPVEIEDIRTRVLTVTELEDLFISAAPPLADFATPRDPNPTKLMIGLVGYPNVGKSSTINALIGSKKVSVSATPGKTKHFQTLVLSDEITLCDCPGLVFPQFANTQADMICDGVLPIDQMREYSAPVELVCKRIPRAILEGTYGIRIDVKEVEDGGTGKVGWEDLLSAYAIARGMTRASFGMPDTSRASRYVLKDYVNAKLLYGRAPPGIDEEEYMSTSRELTLAKLEAEYANGRKRAPETHVSKNADTYVAPAASAARGGDEFDDEFEDEEGVEGVEGAEGDEGDELSVAGTSAAATANDPAIKARLPTIRATKATAASAPARTGKERAAALENAFFTESGPAPRPVVKGRSQGAAVETENGGVGGAGFSRSTMYPHQRRLGPDGRPLLEPVVGTNQRDNSKKHFKEKKGKQRSGRGYD, from the exons ATG GCGCCCAACCGTACAAAGGTCTCCaaggccggcctcggcaaggccCTCATCAACCGCAAGCACAAGGAGGCCATTGCTCCTCAGGAGTCCCAGCTG tacacgctcgacgactcCAACCCCCTCGCATCGGTCAcccacgagcgcgacctcgactctttcctcgccaacgccgccctcgccgatgCCGACTTCACGACGG AACGCTCCAAGATGCGCATTGTCGCCGGGCCAGGCatgcctgccgccgctgtcaACCCGTACCTCCTGAGCGCCaacgaggagaagaaggttGCCAGGAAGCAGTACGACATGCGCCACGGCCTCAAGGTGCCCCGCCGTCCTGCATGGACCCGCTCCATGAcccgccagcagctcgagcagcaggagcgcgaCTCGTTCCTCGACTggcgccgcgacctcgcccacctcgccgaggactcgtcgctgctgctcacgCCGTTCGAGCGCAACATCCAGCTGTGGCGCCAGCTCTGGCGTGTGCTCGAGCGCTCGCATCTCGTCGTGCAGATTGTCGACGCCCGTAACCCCTTGAACTTCCGCTCCGAGGACCTGGAGGCGTACGTcaaggaggtcggcgacgactcgacgggcgacgacgtgacggTTCCCGGAAAGGGCAAGAGGCGGTCACTGCTGCTCATCAACAAGGCGGATCTGCTCACGTACGAGCAGCGTTCCGTGTGGGCCGACTACTTTGAGGAGCACGGTATCACCtacgccttcttctcggctgccgacgctgctgcttTGCAGGAGCAGGCTGAGAAGCAGCgcaggagggaggagggcctggacgacgaggacgacgatgatgacgaggacgaggacgatgagcccgcccacgacgacgaggagctcgacgaggaggacgacgaggacattgagGAGGATGTGGAGGAGGatgtggaggaggaggccggtgaggtcgccaagcagctcgaggagacCAAGCTGGAGGACCAGGAGCCAGTGGAGATTGAGGACATTCGTACTCGCGTTCTCACcgtcaccgagctcgaggacttGTTCATCAGCGCCgctcctcccctcgccgACTTTGCGACCCCCCGTGACCCCAACCCCACCAAGCTCATGATCGGTTTGGTCGGCTACCCCAACGTCGGAAAGTCGTCGACTATCAACGCCCTCATCGGCTCCAAGAAGGTGTCCGTTTCGGCCACCCCCGGTAAGACCAAGCACTTCCAGACGCTTGTGCTCTCAGACGAGATCACGCTCTGCGACTGCCCCGGTCTCGTGTTCCCCCAGTTCGCCAACACCCAGGCCGACATGATCTGTGACGGTGTGCTCCCCATCGACCAGATGCGCGAGTACTCTGCccccgtcgagctcgtgtgCAAGCGCATCCCTCGTGCCATCCTCGAGGGCACATACGGTATCCGTATCGAcgtcaaggaggtcgaggacggcggaACTGGCAAGGTCGGATGGGAGGATCTGCTGTCCGCCTACGCCATTGCCCGAGGCATGACCCGTGCGTCGTTCGGTATGCCCGACACGTCGCGTGCGTCGCGTTACGTGCTCAAGGACTATGTCAACGCCAAGCTGCTGtacggccgcgcgccgcccggcattgacgaggaggagtacATGTCGACGTCCCGCGAGCTCACGCttgccaagctcgaggccgagtaCGCCAACGGCCGCAAGCGTGCTCCCGAGACGCACGTTTCGAAGAATGCCGACACGTACGTCGCTCCCGCGGCGTCTGCGGCtcggggcggcgacgagtttgacgacgaatttgaggatgaggagggcgTTGAGGGAGTCGAAGGTgccgagggtgacgaggGAGACGAGCTTTCCGTCGCTGGTACCTCGGCCGCTGCGACCGCCAACGACCCCGCAATCAAGGCCCGTCTGCCCACTATCCGCGCGACCAAGGCTACGGCTGCATCGGCACCTGCTCGCAcgggcaaggagcgcgcAGCTGCGCTTGAGAACGCCTTCTTCACCGAGTCGGGCCCCGCGCCCCGGCCAGTGGTCAAGGGCCGCTCGCAGGGCGCCGCGGTCGAGACCGAGAACGGAGGTGTTGGCGGCGCTGGATTCTCACGCTCCACAATGTACCCCCACCAGCGCCGACTTGGCCCCGACGGACGACCCCTGCTCGAGCCCGTGGTCGGCACCAACCAGCGGGATAACAGCAAAAAGCACttcaaggagaagaagggcaagcagAGGTCTGGCCGCGGCTACGACTAG
- the LDAH gene encoding Lipid droplet-associated hydrolase has product MASSIDGESSVASNVDPRLEFIQSAGHGQLPIRVSFEHRKVGCEGEAAMSYLPPKRGTDLPPENFVLFILGNPALLDYYDDFLLELHNKVPDSYAVLCTSHVGHDPSVPPPPKPFDIYQTLETKIELVGALQQSLNAWHAEGGVKFEHLPPPRFTLMGHSVGAWMCSQMLERNPEGIHVTYLLFPTLGWIGKTWNGIKMWPVFRAPLLQAGTGIAAIMRPFFRMADANPTTLKLIHDKPTIKNVLYLARSEMDNIRAPNLTWWREESNQPVGRGIYTVWSGGKLDHWVGNEANSIREALGPERSWRIEGVKHAFCLYPGTAPAVANIVHRLMAIDVAHPDRSPIGPAINHPNELSHHHVRAHDANQAQEPVDVVVAPAPVDPVVEKQAQREQYYAAQQQQEADVVAEEREIEFEREVRLEEEYDAAHNPEAVVVTEREVLQEEYYAAQQQPDEYEEGTYEHVPNGEYQRDDDTYQPPGGYDEPVINPPYTDKKAPYIQTNIVADKLHQEKALHEKALQEKSLQHEKIQHEALSRPAYNQTDSQPDINEAHVQRPYLVV; this is encoded by the exons ATGGCTTCTTCCATCGACGGTGAATCTTCTGTTGCCTCCAACGTCGACCCGCGCCTCGAGTTCATCCAGTCGGCCGGCCATGGTCAGCTCCCTATCCGCGTCTCGTTCGAGCACCGCAAGGTCGGCtgcgagggcgaggctgcCATGAGCTACCTGCCTCCCAAGCGCGGCACCGACCTTCCGCCCGAGAACTTTGTTCTCTTCATCCTCG GTAACCCCGCCCTGCTCGACTACTACGACGacttcctcctcgagcttcaCAACAAGGTCCCCGACTCGTATGCCGTCCTCTGCACTTCGCACGTTGGCCACGACCCGTCCGTACCGCCGCCCCCCAAGCCCTTCGACATCTACCAGACTCTCGAGACCAAGATCGAGCTGGTCGGTGCTCTCCAGCAGTCTCTCAACGCATGGCACGCCGAGGGTGGCGTCAAGTTTGAgcacctccctcctcctcgcttcACCCTCATGGGCCACTCGGTCGGCGCCTGGATGTGCTCTCAGATGCTCGAGCGCAACCCCGAGGGCATTCACGTCACGTACCTCCTCTTCCCGACCCTTGGCTGGATCGGCAAGACCTGGAACGGAATCAAGATGTGGCCCGTTttccgcgcgccgctgctccagGCGGGCACTGGAATCGCTGCCATCATGAGGCCCTTCTTCCGCATGGCCGATGCCAACCCGACGACCCTCAAGCTCATCCACGACAAGCCCACGATCAAGAATGTGCTCTACCTCGCCCGCTCCGAGATGGACAACATCAGGGCCCCCAACCTCACCTGGTGGCGTGAGGAGAGCAACCAGCCCGTCGGCAGGGGTATCTACACCGTCTGGTCGGGTGGCAAGCTCGACCACTGGGTCGGCAACGAGGCCAACAGCATCCGTGAGGCTCTCGGCCCCGAGCGCTCGTGGCGTATCGAGGGTGTCAAGCACGCCTTCTGCCTGT ACCCTGGCACCGCACCTGCTGTTGCGAACATCGTCCACCGTCTCATGGCCATCGACGTCGCGCACCCCGACCGCTCTCCTATCGGCCCCGCCATTAACCACCCCAACGAGCTCTCGCACCACCACGTGCGCGCTCACGACGCCAACCAGGCTCAGGAGCCCGTGGACGTTGTGGTGGCTCCGGCCCCGGTCGACCCCGTTGTTGAGAAGCAAGCCCAGCGCGAGCAGTACTAtgccgcccagcagcagcaggaggctGACgtggtcgccgaggagcgcgagattGAGTTCGAGCGCGAGGTTCGACTTGAGGAGGAGTACGACGCCGCCCACAACCCCGAGGCCGTTGTCGtcaccgagcgcgaggtcctCCAGGAGGAGTACtacgcggcgcagcagcagcccgacgagtacgaggaggGCACCTACGAGCACGTCCCCAACGGCGAGTACCAGAGGGATGACGACACGTACCAGCCACCTGGCGGTTACGATGAGCCCGTGATCAACCCCCCTTACACCGACAAGAAGGCTCCGTACATCCAGACCAACATtgtcgccgacaagctccACCAGGAGAAGGCTCTGCATGAGAAGGCTCTGCAGGAGAAGTCTCTCCAGCACGAGAAGATCCAGCACGAGGCGCTCTCGCGTCCTGCCTACAACCAGACCGACTCGCAGCCCGACATCAACGAAGCCCACGTCCAGCGCCCTTACCTCGTTGTCTAA
- the CYP1 gene encoding Peptidyl-prolyl cis-trans isomerase-like 1 — MSKPEYVTLDTSVGSFTVELYTAHAPKTCANFSKLAERGYYNGVVFHRVIPGFMIQGGDPTGTGRGGTSIYGDKFADEIHPELRFVGAGILAMANSGPNTNGSQFFITAAPTPFLDGKHTIFGRVSSGMKTVQRLEAVRTDGNDRPVEDIKIHKARLGDGGAGNSALVYRD, encoded by the exons ATGTCAAAGCCAGAATACGTGACCCTCGACACGTCAGTCGGGTCCTTCACTGTCGAGCTGTACACTGCGCACGCGCCAAAG ACGTGTGCCAACTTCTCCAAGCTCGCCGAACGGGGGTACTACAATGGTGTTGTG TTCCACCGCGTCATCCCCGGATTCATGATCCAGGGAGGTGACCCCACGGGTACCGGCCGCGGAGGAACCTCCATCTACGGCGACAAGTTTGCGGATGAGATCCACCCCGAGCTGCGGTTTGTCGGCGCGGGTATCCTGGCCATGGCGAACTCGGGGCCTAATACGAATG GCTCCCAGTTCTTCATCACGGCAGCCCCCACGCCGttcctcgacggcaagcacACGATCTTCGGCCGCGTCTCGTCCGGTATGAAGACGGTGCAGCGGCTCGAGGCGGTCCGGACGGACGGCAACGACCGCCCGGTCGAGGACATCAAGATCCACAAGGCGCGGCtgggggacggcggcgcgggcaactCGGCGCTCGTGTACCGGGACTAA
- the ybiU gene encoding putative protein YbiU translates to MTTSSHITRLARRGLQTATHATPPPPPPMMSMAALAPKRKPRAEGDIGSVFASLSGEEAAVLPPRFRDLKRQIINDADRAALTASWGRLTARLAQAADEIETAKQDAVPTVAYDDLINADSGTIARIKRAGALVLTGVVPRPEAEGWLRQVEEYVAANPQVKGFPADDKQVFEVYWSKPQLAARAHPRSVAAQRALLSLFASSPASSVSLASPLMYADRLRVRHPGDSRFALGPHMDGGSIERWEDPTYRSVYAAILQGQWEAFDAFEIEARSAANQNLYDGAGACGIFRAFQGWTSLSDTGPGEGTLRVYPLIKEETAYTLLRPLFRELKSKAEVGHEAYLAPDNWVLDTETTDFPGAPPARSQEFNDDTHPHLQLSRSMVSIPRVRPGDQAWWHADTIHAVEAAHRGTGPSAVMYIPTVPLTRVNAAYVRDQLESLRDAVPPPDFPGGTGEQGFVGTGTVGDVVGHTARQAMGIEPFELSPDMPAGERAAREDANKIFGFA, encoded by the exons atGACGACCAGCTCGCACATCACACGACTCGCACGCCGCGGGCTGCAGACGGCGACGCacgccaccccgccgccgccaccgccgatGATGAGCATGGCTGCGCTGGCGCCCAAGCGcaagccgcgcgccgagggcgat ATCGGCTCAGTCTTCGCCTCCctcagcggcgaggaggccgcggtCCTCCCACCGCGCTTTAGGGACCTGAAGCGGCAGATCATCAACGACGcggaccgcgccgcgctgacgGCGTCTTGGGGCCGGCTGAcggcgcggctcgcgcaGGCAGCCGACGAGATTGAAACGGCCAAGCAGGAT GCCGTGCCCACCGTCGCATACGACGACCTCATCAACGCCGACAGCGGCACCATCGCGCGCAtcaagcgcgccggcgcgctcgtcctcacgggcgtcgtgccgcgccccgaggccgagggctgGCTTCGCCAGGTTGAGGAGTATGTCGCGGCGAACCCGCAGGTCAAGGGGTTCCCAGCGGATGACAAGCAGGTGTTTGAGGTATA CTGGTCCAAgccgcagctcgcagccCGCGCACACCcgcgcagcgtcgccgcccagcgcgccctGCTGTCCCTCTTCGCGTCGtcccccgcctcgtccgtatccctcgcctcgccgctcatGTACGCGGACCGCCTGCGCGTCCGGCACCCGGGCGACTCGCGCTTCGCGCTCGGGCCGCACATGGACGGGGGGAGCATTGAGCGGTGGGAGGACCCGACGTACCGCTCCGTGTATGCCGCGATCCTGCAGGGGCAGTGGGAGGCGTTTGACGCGTTCGAGAtcgaggcgcgcagcgccgcaaACCAGAACCTgtacgacggcgccggcgcgtgcggcaTCTTCCGCGCGTTCCAGGGCTGGACTAGCCTTTCCGACACTGGCCCCGGGGAGGGGACACTGCGCGTGTACCCCCTCATTAAGGAGGAGACGGCGTACACCCTCCTCCGGCCGCTGTTCCGCGAGCTCAAGAGCAAAGCGGAAGTGGGGCACGAGGCGTACCTCGCCCCGGACAACTGGGTGCTCGATACCGAGACGACCGACTTtcccggcgcgccgcccgcccgctcgcaggAGTTCAACGACGACACGCACCCGCACCTGCAGCTCTCGCGCTCGATGGTGTCCATCCCGCGCGTGCGGCCGGGCGACCAGGCGTGGTGGCACGCCGACACGatccacgccgtcgaggccgcgcacCGCGGCACCGGCCCCAGCGCAGTCATGTATATCCCCACGGTGCCGCTCACGCGCGTCAACGCCGCGTACGTgcgcgaccagctcgagagcctgcgcgacgccgtgccccCGCCCGACTTTcccggcggcacgggcgagcAGGGCTTCGTCGGCACGGGGACTGTGGGCGACGTCGTAGGCCACACGGCGCGCCAGGCAATGGGCATCGAGCCGTTCGAGCTTTCGCCCGACATGCCGgctggcgagcgcgccgcgagggagGACGCCAACAAGATCTTTGGGTTTGCGTAG